The nucleotide sequence CCAGGTCCAAGTCAGTCTTCGATTCTTCACGATCTCGAGAAAGCAGCCGGTGTTCTCGGTCGTTTCTCCGTCAGGCCCCTGCATGACGGTCCGAAAAATTCCACCTGGAATGAGGTTGATCTCGCATTCGATCGTCTTCCAGGGGGGAGGACAGAACCAGGTTTTCAGCACTTCGGGGTCTGTCCAACCCGTCCAGAGGTGCTTTGCGGTCACTTTGACAAGTCGCTCGAACTTGAGATCCAGTTCTGGATCAAACTGATCGTGAGTCTCGACGTGCATGCATACTGTTCCTTCTGGAGTGGGGGCGGGTCAGCGCCCACTGCCGCACTGGGGGACAAGATGCGATGACGGTCAGTAGTGCGGCGGTTTTTCGTCGTTGATGTCCCGTTCCTGCCCCCCTTCATTGACAATATCAATGCGTCGTTCGAGTTTCGAGATCTGATCGCGGGTTCCTGTCAGCTCGCCTTGAACGGCCAGCAGAACGGAGTGCATCTGCTCGAGTTCGTGCTGGAGATGAGCTACCGCCATTTCGAGGCGGATAATGTGATCGGCGGTTTCGTCAGGGGTCACGTTTTTGCTTTCTAGCGAACGCATCAGGCCAAGGATGACGTTCCGGAGGAGGAGTAACGACCAATCACTGCTGATTTATCAGGAAGAAAACCAGGTCACAATGGGGCAGGGAGTCGGGAATTCCGCAGTGAACCAGGATCCGTCGAGAAGGGTGTGAATCGCGGCTGCCGGAAGTTAATTGGGTTTGATCGATTCCCGATCATCGGATAATGTCTAAAAAGTCATCGTTTTCGATACCGAACGCACCAACGTGCGAATCGGGCTTATCTTAATGATTGCGAAGGATCGTTCAGATGCCCAAATTTGTTGCCGGGATGGGGTCGATTGGCGGATTGTCGAGAACCGTCGGTTACTGCATGGTCTCGATGGCCGTTTCCGCGATGACTGTCGACGCACAGACCAATACCGAACAGGTCACGACCACGGTGAATAAAGCGCCGGCAGCGGACCGGGTCGAGGTCGATGAGGCCCATGCTCTCTATATTCCGCTGCAACTGGCGTACAAGGCGCACGACAAACTCGAAGAGATCGAAGATTACGAATGCATTTTCGTCAAGCGGGAAGTGATCGGAAAAAAGCTGATCAAGGCCTCGATGAAAATGAAGTTTCGCGAAGAGCCGTTCAGCGTCTACCTGAAGTTCCTCGACAATAGCCCCGGTCGCGAGGTTCTGTACGTTAAAGGGCAGAATAACAACAACCTGCTGGTACGCGAAGCGGGTTTCAAGTCCATTATCGGAACTGTCGCGCTCCCTCCTGCCGGCCCGGATGCCATGGCGGAAAGCAAGCATCCCATTACGTCGATCGGAATGAAGCAGATGCTTCAACGGGTCATCAAGCAGTGGGAACTCGAATCCAAGTTTGACGGCACCACCACGCAAAAGCGTCCCAATTCGAAGCTGCCGACGGGTGAGATCTGCACGGTGTTCGAATCAGTGCATGAAAAGCCCTACAAAGACTTCAAATTTCACACGACCAGGCTCTGGATCGAAGACAAGTCGGGGCTGCCGATCGGCGTCCAGCAACTCGGTTTTCCCGGCAAGACGGACAAAGAGCCCCCCCTGGTCGAAGAATACTTCTATAATGACGTAAAACCGAATCGAAAGTTTACTGACACCGATTTCGACAAGAATAACAAGAGTTACTCATTCCGATGACCAGCCCCGACCGAACGCCGCCCCACATTGCGGAAACAACGGCCGACGTTCGCGCTGCCGTCATTGCAAATCAGCGAGCCGGAAAAACAATCGGTTTTGTGCCGACGATGGGGGCTTTACACCCCGGTCACGTGAGCCTGATGACGCGGGCCCGGCAGGAATGCGATGTTGTCGTCACAAGTATTTTCGTGAACCCCACCCAGTTTGGTCCCAACGAGGACTTTCAGAAGTATCCTCGACCCCGCGATCTCGACCTGAAGATCTGCGGCGATGCGGGATGCGACATCATCTTTTACCCCAGTGTCGAGGTGATGTACCCGGCGGGATTTCGGACCTTTGTCGAAGTCGAGGGGTTGTCGGACATCCTGGAAGGAGCAATTCGTCCCGGTCACTTTCGTGGTGTCGCGACTGTTGTGACGAAATTGTTCATGATTGTCGGGGCCGATCGGGCCTACTTCGGTCAAAAAGATTACCAGCAGCAGTTGATCATCCGCACGATGGCCCGGGAACTGAACATCCCGACCGAAGTCGTGACCTGTCCCACCTTGCGTGATCCAGATGGTATGGCGATGAGCAGCCGCAATGCTTACTTGAGCGCCGAAGAACGCCAGCGAGGCCTCTGCTTGTCGAGGGCTCTGGTGGCCGTATCTCAATCGCTCGCCGCGGGTGAACGTGACCTGTCCCGACTCGAAGCGACGTTGATCGAGCAGCTATCTGCATCATCGGGTGTCGAATTGGACTACGGGGTCATTGTTGATGCTGATACCCTCGCTCCACTGACGTCCGTGGCATCGGAGATGGTGGCACTGGTTGCGGCACGAGTCGGTACGACGCGCTTGATCGATAACATGCTTTTGAAGCTCCCTGAATGAAGGGCATCCGTGCACGCGTCAGGCAAGTTGTCATTGAGTTGTCTGACGTCGAAAGTAAATGATTCAAGCACGCCTCGCTCCATCGTTGCTCACAGTATTTTATGCTGACACCTGTCGGCTCGGAGACGTTTCCCATGCGGCAAGTACTCGTTCAAATTCCCCTGGATCGTCCGTGGGATCTGGGGCCGCTGGGTAAAGTGCCAGGTTTTGGCTTTGGCGTTGTCCTCTTCGTCTGGATCCTGATTGGTGCAGGATATTTGTATCTTCGTGGTCGCAAGTCGGGCTGGAAACTGAAGCTTTCCGACGAATTCCTTCCGTTCGTAAACTGGCTAGCCGTTGCACTGGCAATTGTGTTTGGTGCCCCGTTGCTGGGCAGTTATCTGAGATCACACGGCTCTGAAAATTTTCGTGAAGGGATCCCGATTTTCGGATATGGACTGATGCTGTTCATCGGTTTCAGTCTGGCGGTCTTTCGGGCCACGATTCGGGCTGAGCGAGAAGGACTACCCAGCGATGTCATCTGGGATCTGGCTGTCTGGTTGTTCATTCCCGGGATTGTCGGGGCTCGGCTCTACTATCTCATTCAGTACGGGGATCGCGTCTTCACCGGTCCCCCGAGTCTCGACTGGCTCATCGCCGCAGTGAGTCTCTCACAGGGAGGGATTGTCCTGTATGGTGGTCTGTTGGGTGGCGCGATTGGTTATTTTTCGTTCTGCTATTTCCGCGGAATACGGCCGCTGGCGCTGGCAGATATTATTGTCCCGTCAGTCTTCATCGGGATCGGGTTTGGCCGCATCGGCTGCTTCCTGAATGGCTGCTGCTATGGAGCGATGACTTCGCTCCCCTGGGCCGTCCAGTTCCCAAGAGAGAGTGCCACGTTTGCGTCGATGGTGGAGAAAAAACTGCTCGATGCCAGTGCCGTCTGCACGCCCCCGCTGCATCCCACTCAGATTTACAGCGCAATTGACGGGTTCGTGATTGCCGCGATCACGGCCTGGTATTTCCGCTATCGACGTCGGAACGGGGAAGTGCTGGCAGTCGCCCTGTTGATTTATCCCATCACGCGGTTCTGTATGGAACTTTTGCGCGCCGATGAGGGAGGGCAATTCTCAACCAGCCTGACGACTGCTCAGTGGGTGAGTATTGCCTTGTTCATTGTCAATCTGGGATTCATGTACTATCTGTCGACACGACCGGCCGTGCGGGAACCCGTCACGATTCCTCCTGCTTCGACTGGTGTAGGTTCGCTGGTCCCCAACGGACAGCACCGTTCAGCGTAGCGGCGTTGCGGGTGTCTTGTTATTCACTACTCGTGACTGACATGGATCGAGTATGACGATCGTCAGCGCGGACCCTGAGCGCCGGATATCCGCTCTCAAAATCCGAGTGTTGGACTTTGCGAGATTCACATGACTGTCAGCTCGACTTCATCGCTCAACCGAGTCCGTTTCGCGATGATCGGCTGTGGCCGAATGGGACGTCACCATAGCGAAATGCTGTTGGAAGATGGGCGAGGTGAAGTCGTCGCGCTGCTTGATTCCTCGCCCGCGATGGCGACGCGTCTTCAGCAGGAATACTGGCCTGCGGCTGCGGTGGCGACTCATTTTGATGACCTGATCGCCAATAGTCAGGTCGATGCCGCCATCATCTGCACGCCGACTGCTGAGCACTATCCACAGGCACGACGTTGTCTCGACAGGGGCTGGCATGTTTTGTGTGAAAAACCGCTGGCTTCTGACCGGTTACAGATTCTGGATCTGATTCACGATGCAGAACGAGCTCGGGCCCGGGGACAGGCTTTTTCGCTCGGCTATCAACGCCGCTACACCGCTCTCTTTCGCACTCTGCGAAAACAGGTTCACTCGGGCAGGTGGGGCGCCGTGCGGGCGATCGCTTCGCACAACGTTGAGAACTGGCAGTCGACGATCGCGGGAACCTGGCGAGACGATCCGGAGCAGAATCCGGGGGGATTCATTACCGACGCCGGCAGCCATAAGCTCGACATACTTTTCTACGTCACCGGTTTGAACCCGCTCGAAGTCTTCACACGGACGCAGAAATGGGGCAGTCAGGTGGAGATCGTGGCCAGTGTGTCGGCCTTGCTGACGGGCGACGTGACCTTGACGATGGATTTCATCGGGAACGCACAGTACCTCGGTGAAGATCTCCATATTCATTGCGATGGAGCGGATTTGATGGTCCGGCATGAGGAACTCTGGATCGCTCAAGCCGGACACCGCGAACGACTGCCGATCGATGAATCCGATTCCAACCCGGTCACTGGCATTCTGAATATGATTCTCGATGGCAAACCCGATGTATCGCCTCCCGAGGCAGCCTTGCCCGTTTACGATATCACTCAGGCCATCCTGGCGTCCGGTCGAACCGGCATGCCTGTGAAGGTTCATCGTTGAACGATGGCAGCTCAGGTGATTGCTCAGAATGGTCATTGCCGAATGGCCAATTGTCCCGAAGCAGCCTTCTGGTGAGCAAACGGGACCCGGTAGGTAAAGGGATGAGAATACCCATCACGCGCCCCTTCTGTCAGCGACACGAATCAGAAGGCTGCTTTCAATGAATTTTGCGGCTGGGGTACCGACGCGCGATGCCGGTGTCAGTATCATTGAAGTCCCTTCCCGTATACCCCTTTGATGAAAAAGAGATGGTCATGTCTGATGAAGAATCGACGCCGCAATTAAAGAAGTCTGACGAGACGCAGATGGCGATCGAAAGGACTTATCTTTCTTATGAAAGGACACTGCTTGCCTGGGTGCGGACAGGGACGTCTCTCGTGACGTTGGGGCTGACGCTCTTCAAGTTTATCGAATTTCTTCATGATCAGAACAAGACCGAGTTGCCCAGGCGATTGCTGAGTGCACGTACGCTGGGGATGGTCATGGTCGTGATCGGAATTACCACACTGGGAACCGCATGTCTGCAGCATCGGCAGCGAATGCGACGACTCCAGAAGAACGTTCCCGGTTTTACGTTTTCACCGGCCTATGTCCTTGCGTTGCTTATGAGCGCCCTGGGGATCATCGCACTGATTATGACTCAGTGGAACTTTTAAGAGAGCTGCCCACAGTCACCACGGTTAACAGGAGGGAATCCATGTCACGTTCATCATTTCCATTTAATCCAGCGAAGCGGGCCTTCACGTTGCTCGATGAATTCAAAGCGTTCGCCTTTAAGGGGAACGTCATTGATCTGGCGGTTGGCGTGATCATCGGCGGTGCATTCGGTAAGATTATTGAATCCATGGTCAAGAATCTGATCATGCCCCTCATCTCTGCCCTCTTTGGAGGCAACCCGCAAGAGGCCACCAAAGGGCTGGAATCTTTGTCTGCCCCGATCCGAGGTGTGCAGGTTCCTTATGGAGCGTTTCTGGCGGATTTTGCCAACTTTCTGATTCTGGCCTGTGTCTTGTTCCTCGTGATTGTGAAGTTTCTCGGGTGGGTGCTGAAGTCCCGCAAAGAAGAAGCCGAAGCTCCACCACCACCTCCCGCACCAGAGATCCTGCTGTTGACGGAAATTCGCGACTTGTTGAAGACGAAATCCCCTACTCCATGAAAGATTGACTGATGACACTTACAAAAGGTGGCTTGACCACGCTGGGGCTTTTGGCGCTGACGGGCTTTGCAGGCTTCTCGGCTTCGATCACGCAAGCCTGCACGCGTGCCGTGTATCTTGGCAAGGAGGGAATGGTCGTTACGGGACGAACGATGGACTGGGCTGAGGACATGCACAGTAATATCTGGCTGTTTCCTCGAGGCGTGAAACGGGACGGAGGTTTCGACGAAGCCTCGGTGAAATGGACCTCGAAGTACGGCAGCATCGTGACCTCAGTCTACGAATCGGCGTCCGCGGACGGGATGAACGAAAAGGGACTGGTTGCGAATCTGCTGTACCTTGCGGAGTCCGATTACGAACTTCCCGGTGATCAACGCCCTTCTCTCATGATCTCGGCCTGGGCGCAGTACTTCCTCGACAACTTTGCGACAGTCAAAGAAGCGGTCGAGGACGCGAAGAAAGAAGCCTATCGCATTGTGACGACTGAGGCTCCGAACGGAGCGAAAGGGACCGTGCATCTCTCGATCTCTGACCCCACAGGTGACTCTGCCATTTTCGAGTACGTTAAGGGAAAACTGGTGATTCATCACAGCCGGGACTTTCAGGTGATGACCAATTCGCCCGTTTTTGACGAGCAGATTGCCCTCAACAAATACTGGGAGCAAATTGGCGGGACAGTAATGCTCCCCGGAACCAACCGTGCCGCCGACCGATTCGCTCGTGCCTCGTTCTACGTTAATGCGTGCAAGCAGTCAGCCGATCCACATGAAGCCGTTGCGTGCGCTCTGAGCGTGATGCGCAATGTGAGTGTTCCTATCGGAATCAGTACGCCCAACCAGCCGAACATTTCGTCGACTCTCTGGCGCACCGCCAGTAATCAGAAGAACCTCGTCTACTTCTTCGAGAGCACGCTGAGTCCTAGTCTCGTATGGATCCGGTTGAAAGAACTCGACTTCAGCGAAGCGGCCGGGGTACGAAAGCTGGTGCTCGCCGGTCGACCCGAACTGGGGGGAGATCAGACCAGGGGATTCGAGAAGGCGGCTCCCTTCAAGTTCCTGGCTCCCGAGAAAAAGTGAGCTTATCCGTGAACTGCTGCGGTGCGATGACCCGTCGTCGTACCCGCGTGTTCGGTTAACGCTGTAATCAGATGATCTGAGCACGGCCCGAAGCGAGCACATCGTTTTCGGGCCGTGCTGTTTGTTTTTCACTGCCGGTCAGCCAGGCGACGGTCGAAATCGCTGCAAAGTTAAGTCCTGAGCAACACGGTCAACTGAGCATACAGGAGCGTCAGGCCGGCCCCTTGTGGAGTAAACGGACGAGGCAACGATTCAGTCCGGGGACCGTTTCTCCCGGTTGGCTGGCCTCTATCGACGGAACATGGCGTTGATCGTCGTCGCCATTTGAGAGAGGGGGATGATTCGATCAGCGAGGCCCGCCTGGATGACGGATTTGGGCATTCCGAATACGACGCATGATTCCGAATCCTGGGCGAGGACTTCGCCCCCCCGCTCTCGCACCAAACGGCACCCGTCTGTTCCGTCGCGACCCATGCCAGTCAGAATAACGGACACGATACGCCCGTCAAACGCCTCGATTGCGGAACGAAGGGTATAGTCCACGGCGGGGCGGCAACTGTGCTCATGAGGATCGTCCGTCAGTCGCACGACGACCGGTCGGAAAGGCTTCTTTTCAAGACGGACGTGGTGTCCCCCCCGTGCCACGATCGCCATCCCCTTCTGCAGCACCGTCCCATCGGCCGCTTCGACCACCGGAATTTCGCTGGCCTCATTCAGTCGTTTGGCTAACGATGCAGTGAATCCTTCGGGCATATGCTGGACAATAATGACGGGAACCGGGAAATCAGGTTCGAGAAACGGGACAATCCTTCCCAGTGCATCAGGACCGCCGGTTGAACAACCGATGACGACAGCATCAAAGCTCGAACCGTCGGCGGGTTTCAATTTGCGTTGGTCGAATGGAACAAGGGGAGTCGTGTCACGACGGCTCAGAGCGTTCTCACGAATCGCGGAGATTTTCTGTGCGAGGGCGTCCGTAAGCTCGGCTTTATTCGCTGCCGGATCCTTACCGGATGGCTTCAGGATAAAGTCGAATGCACCCTGCAACAGGGCGTCGGTCGTGATTCGTGCGCCTGCTGTTGTCAGTCGGCTGACGATGACGACTTTGGATGTCACCTTTCGCAGCTTCAATTCCTGGAGGACTCCCATTCCGTCCAGTTCGGGCATTTCCATGTCGAGCGTGACCAGGTCGGGCTGAAGTTCAACGATTTTCTGAACGGCCGATTGCCCGTCTGACGCAGTGCCGATGATTTCACAATCAGGAATGGAACGGACGGCATTCGACAGAAGCACTCGAAACAGTGCTGAATCATCAACAGCGACGATGGTGAGTTTGGCCATATGTCAGTTGCTCTGCCGGTACTGCTCGAAAAATGCTTTGAAGTTGTCGGGCTGGAATGGTTTGACGACGAAGTC is from Schlesneria sp. DSM 10557 and encodes:
- a CDS encoding SRPBCC family protein, encoding MHVETHDQFDPELDLKFERLVKVTAKHLWTGWTDPEVLKTWFCPPPWKTIECEINLIPGGIFRTVMQGPDGETTENTGCFLEIVKNRRLTWTWMLGPGYRPKDTSEAPFAFTATISFEKVPGGTKYTGHVRHTTPEGRKRHDAMGFQQGWGVTLDQLLALAPLKR
- a CDS encoding SlyX family protein; its protein translation is MTPDETADHIIRLEMAVAHLQHELEQMHSVLLAVQGELTGTRDQISKLERRIDIVNEGGQERDINDEKPPHY
- a CDS encoding DUF1571 domain-containing protein, with product MPKFVAGMGSIGGLSRTVGYCMVSMAVSAMTVDAQTNTEQVTTTVNKAPAADRVEVDEAHALYIPLQLAYKAHDKLEEIEDYECIFVKREVIGKKLIKASMKMKFREEPFSVYLKFLDNSPGREVLYVKGQNNNNLLVREAGFKSIIGTVALPPAGPDAMAESKHPITSIGMKQMLQRVIKQWELESKFDGTTTQKRPNSKLPTGEICTVFESVHEKPYKDFKFHTTRLWIEDKSGLPIGVQQLGFPGKTDKEPPLVEEYFYNDVKPNRKFTDTDFDKNNKSYSFR
- the panC gene encoding pantoate--beta-alanine ligase — its product is MTSPDRTPPHIAETTADVRAAVIANQRAGKTIGFVPTMGALHPGHVSLMTRARQECDVVVTSIFVNPTQFGPNEDFQKYPRPRDLDLKICGDAGCDIIFYPSVEVMYPAGFRTFVEVEGLSDILEGAIRPGHFRGVATVVTKLFMIVGADRAYFGQKDYQQQLIIRTMARELNIPTEVVTCPTLRDPDGMAMSSRNAYLSAEERQRGLCLSRALVAVSQSLAAGERDLSRLEATLIEQLSASSGVELDYGVIVDADTLAPLTSVASEMVALVAARVGTTRLIDNMLLKLPE
- a CDS encoding prolipoprotein diacylglyceryl transferase; this translates as MRQVLVQIPLDRPWDLGPLGKVPGFGFGVVLFVWILIGAGYLYLRGRKSGWKLKLSDEFLPFVNWLAVALAIVFGAPLLGSYLRSHGSENFREGIPIFGYGLMLFIGFSLAVFRATIRAEREGLPSDVIWDLAVWLFIPGIVGARLYYLIQYGDRVFTGPPSLDWLIAAVSLSQGGIVLYGGLLGGAIGYFSFCYFRGIRPLALADIIVPSVFIGIGFGRIGCFLNGCCYGAMTSLPWAVQFPRESATFASMVEKKLLDASAVCTPPLHPTQIYSAIDGFVIAAITAWYFRYRRRNGEVLAVALLIYPITRFCMELLRADEGGQFSTSLTTAQWVSIALFIVNLGFMYYLSTRPAVREPVTIPPASTGVGSLVPNGQHRSA
- a CDS encoding Gfo/Idh/MocA family protein, coding for MTVSSTSSLNRVRFAMIGCGRMGRHHSEMLLEDGRGEVVALLDSSPAMATRLQQEYWPAAAVATHFDDLIANSQVDAAIICTPTAEHYPQARRCLDRGWHVLCEKPLASDRLQILDLIHDAERARARGQAFSLGYQRRYTALFRTLRKQVHSGRWGAVRAIASHNVENWQSTIAGTWRDDPEQNPGGFITDAGSHKLDILFYVTGLNPLEVFTRTQKWGSQVEIVASVSALLTGDVTLTMDFIGNAQYLGEDLHIHCDGADLMVRHEELWIAQAGHRERLPIDESDSNPVTGILNMILDGKPDVSPPEAALPVYDITQAILASGRTGMPVKVHR
- a CDS encoding YidH family protein, coding for MSDEESTPQLKKSDETQMAIERTYLSYERTLLAWVRTGTSLVTLGLTLFKFIEFLHDQNKTELPRRLLSARTLGMVMVVIGITTLGTACLQHRQRMRRLQKNVPGFTFSPAYVLALLMSALGIIALIMTQWNF
- the mscL gene encoding large conductance mechanosensitive channel protein MscL produces the protein MSRSSFPFNPAKRAFTLLDEFKAFAFKGNVIDLAVGVIIGGAFGKIIESMVKNLIMPLISALFGGNPQEATKGLESLSAPIRGVQVPYGAFLADFANFLILACVLFLVIVKFLGWVLKSRKEEAEAPPPPPAPEILLLTEIRDLLKTKSPTP
- a CDS encoding linear amide C-N hydrolase, with the protein product MTLTKGGLTTLGLLALTGFAGFSASITQACTRAVYLGKEGMVVTGRTMDWAEDMHSNIWLFPRGVKRDGGFDEASVKWTSKYGSIVTSVYESASADGMNEKGLVANLLYLAESDYELPGDQRPSLMISAWAQYFLDNFATVKEAVEDAKKEAYRIVTTEAPNGAKGTVHLSISDPTGDSAIFEYVKGKLVIHHSRDFQVMTNSPVFDEQIALNKYWEQIGGTVMLPGTNRAADRFARASFYVNACKQSADPHEAVACALSVMRNVSVPIGISTPNQPNISSTLWRTASNQKNLVYFFESTLSPSLVWIRLKELDFSEAAGVRKLVLAGRPELGGDQTRGFEKAAPFKFLAPEKK
- the cheB gene encoding chemotaxis-specific protein-glutamate methyltransferase CheB; its protein translation is MAKLTIVAVDDSALFRVLLSNAVRSIPDCEIIGTASDGQSAVQKIVELQPDLVTLDMEMPELDGMGVLQELKLRKVTSKVVIVSRLTTAGARITTDALLQGAFDFILKPSGKDPAANKAELTDALAQKISAIRENALSRRDTTPLVPFDQRKLKPADGSSFDAVVIGCSTGGPDALGRIVPFLEPDFPVPVIIVQHMPEGFTASLAKRLNEASEIPVVEAADGTVLQKGMAIVARGGHHVRLEKKPFRPVVVRLTDDPHEHSCRPAVDYTLRSAIEAFDGRIVSVILTGMGRDGTDGCRLVRERGGEVLAQDSESCVVFGMPKSVIQAGLADRIIPLSQMATTINAMFRR